In Sulfurihydrogenibium subterraneum DSM 15120, a single window of DNA contains:
- a CDS encoding slipin family protein — translation MKDLIAFLVFGIIFIASIIGLENILSFLSEFGGVIAMAGFIPVLVVLLIIFIATSVKIVNEYERAVIFRLGRVLGKAKGPGLFILIPFIDKMVKVDLRVVTMDVPTQDVITKDNVSVQVDAVVYFKVIDPVKAVVNVENYLYATSQISQTTLRSVCGQAEFDELLSQRDKINAKLQEIIDQETDQWGVKVVAVELKRIDITEELKRAIARQAEAERERRAKIIQAEAEYQAAQKLTEAAELLAKHPLAIQLRYLETISTVGQYSSNTILLPLPVELLDLLKHSKIENKDS, via the coding sequence ATGAAAGATTTAATTGCTTTTTTAGTTTTTGGAATTATTTTTATAGCATCAATAATAGGATTGGAAAATATTTTATCTTTTTTATCTGAATTTGGAGGTGTGATTGCTATGGCAGGTTTTATACCGGTTTTAGTCGTTCTATTGATAATATTTATAGCTACATCTGTTAAGATTGTAAATGAGTATGAAAGAGCTGTTATATTTAGACTTGGAAGAGTCTTAGGCAAAGCAAAAGGGCCGGGGTTATTTATACTTATTCCATTTATAGACAAAATGGTTAAAGTTGACTTAAGAGTAGTAACAATGGATGTTCCTACTCAAGATGTAATTACAAAAGATAACGTATCTGTGCAAGTTGATGCGGTAGTATATTTTAAAGTCATAGACCCAGTAAAAGCAGTAGTTAACGTAGAAAACTATCTTTATGCAACATCTCAAATATCTCAAACAACTTTAAGAAGTGTATGCGGTCAGGCAGAGTTTGACGAACTGTTATCTCAAAGAGATAAAATAAACGCAAAATTACAAGAGATAATAGACCAAGAAACAGACCAGTGGGGTGTTAAGGTTGTAGCTGTAGAGTTAAAAAGAATAGACATTACAGAAGAGTTAAAAAGAGCGATAGCCAGACAAGCAGAAGCTGAGAGAGAAAGAAGAGCAAAAATCATACAAGCAGAAGCAGAGTATCAAGCTGCACAAAAACTTACTGAAGCTGCAGAACTCCTTGCAAAACATCCATTGGCAATTCAGCTCAGATACTTAGAAACAATATCAACAGTAGGTCAGTACA
- the cutA gene encoding divalent-cation tolerance protein CutA: protein MSYIVVLITTSSFEEAKKIANHLIENKLAACVNIVEKVNSTFFWKGNIENYDESLMVIKTKKDLFGKLKEEVKKLHSYTVPEIIALPIVDGSEDYLNWIEEIVAQK from the coding sequence ATGAGCTACATAGTTGTTTTAATAACTACCTCTTCTTTTGAAGAAGCAAAAAAGATAGCTAATCATTTGATTGAAAATAAATTAGCAGCATGTGTTAATATTGTTGAAAAAGTTAACTCAACATTCTTCTGGAAAGGAAATATAGAAAATTATGATGAATCATTGATGGTAATAAAGACAAAAAAAGACCTTTTCGGAAAGTTAAAAGAAGAAGTAAAAAAACTCCATAGTTATACAGTTCCTGAAATAATAGCCCTTCCAATTGTAGATGGGTCAGAGGATTACTTAAATTGGATTGAAGAAATAGTAGCACAAAAATGA
- a CDS encoding carbon-nitrogen hydrolase has translation MDKVNVGLIQMSCSDDLNENFEKTIEKIKSLAKSGANIVSTQELFKSKYFCQVEDWDYFRLAETVNEESPTVKTLQKVAKDNNVVIIASLFEKRSDGIYHNTAVVIDADGRYLGKYRKMHIPDDPHFYEKFYFTPGDLGYKTFRTKYSDIGVLICWDQWYPEAARLTALSGAKIIFYPTAIGWLPSEKDQFGKQQYNAWETVQRGHAVANGCYVVAVNRVGFEASPDGKEGIEFWGQSFVSNPYGELILKGSTDIEEELICEIDLSIIDSVRTTWPFFRDRRIDSYHDITKRFID, from the coding sequence ATGGATAAGGTAAATGTTGGACTTATTCAGATGAGCTGTAGTGATGATTTAAACGAAAACTTTGAAAAAACAATAGAAAAAATTAAATCCTTAGCAAAAAGTGGAGCTAATATAGTATCTACCCAAGAGCTTTTTAAGTCAAAGTACTTCTGTCAAGTAGAAGATTGGGATTACTTTAGACTTGCTGAAACGGTAAATGAAGAAAGTCCTACAGTAAAAACCTTACAGAAAGTTGCAAAGGACAACAACGTCGTGATTATAGCTTCACTGTTTGAAAAAAGATCAGATGGAATCTATCATAACACCGCAGTGGTAATAGATGCAGATGGTAGATATTTAGGAAAGTACAGAAAGATGCACATTCCAGACGACCCTCACTTTTACGAAAAGTTTTACTTTACTCCCGGAGATTTAGGATACAAAACTTTTAGAACAAAGTACTCGGACATTGGAGTTTTAATATGCTGGGATCAGTGGTATCCAGAAGCTGCAAGGTTAACAGCCTTATCAGGTGCAAAGATAATATTTTATCCTACGGCCATAGGTTGGCTTCCTTCAGAAAAAGACCAATTTGGAAAACAGCAGTACAACGCATGGGAAACAGTTCAAAGAGGACACGCAGTTGCAAACGGTTGCTACGTAGTAGCAGTAAACAGAGTAGGATTTGAAGCCAGTCCAGACGGAAAAGAAGGAATAGAGTTTTGGGGACAGAGTTTTGTATCAAACCCTTACGGAGAGCTTATATTAAAAGGGTCAACTGATATAGAAGAAGAGTTGATTTGTGAGATAGATTTATCTATAATAGACTCTGTAAGAACAACTTGGCCGTTTTTCAGAGATAGAAGAATAGACAGCTATCATGACATAACAAAAAGATTTATAGATTAA
- the murC gene encoding UDP-N-acetylmuramate--L-alanine ligase: protein MNGIAELLLNQGYTISGSDLKESYTTQRLRELGAKVYIGHSEENVKDVDVVVYSSAVKSDNPELKKAKELGIPTIPRGEMLAELMRFKYGIAIAGSHGKTTTTSMVGTVLGKTGFDPTVVIGGKLEAYGSNAKLGRGEFLVAESDESDGSFLKLTPTIVSINNIDLEHLGFYKDLEDIKNAFVEFANKVPFYGSVVVNIDDENVKSIIPRIERKVIKFGLSEDAEIRGYDLRLIKGRYKFKVNDFGEIHLSIPGIHNVYNALATIAICNELGVPFCVIKESLENFKNAKRRFEIKYSNEILVIDDYAHHPTEIKATLSAARDMYGQNRIVSVFQPHRYSRVHSLFEEFVESFDIPDIVIITDIYSAGESPIEGVSGEILADKIRERRDNVFYVKDINEAESLLKSILKNGDVVLTMGAGNITQLSDNLARYLEEKH, encoded by the coding sequence ATGAACGGAATTGCAGAGCTCCTTCTAAATCAAGGTTATACAATTTCAGGAAGTGATTTAAAAGAGTCTTATACAACTCAACGATTAAGAGAGTTAGGAGCAAAAGTATATATAGGGCACAGTGAAGAAAATGTTAAAGATGTTGATGTTGTTGTATACTCTTCTGCTGTAAAATCAGACAATCCAGAGTTAAAAAAGGCAAAGGAGCTTGGTATCCCTACTATTCCAAGGGGAGAGATGCTTGCAGAGTTGATGAGATTTAAATACGGAATAGCTATAGCAGGTTCTCACGGAAAAACTACCACCACGTCAATGGTAGGAACAGTTTTAGGGAAAACAGGTTTTGACCCTACAGTAGTTATAGGTGGAAAGTTAGAGGCATACGGAAGTAATGCAAAGTTAGGAAGAGGAGAGTTTTTAGTAGCTGAATCTGACGAAAGTGATGGGTCTTTTTTAAAACTTACACCTACAATCGTATCGATTAACAACATAGATTTAGAGCATCTTGGATTTTATAAAGACTTGGAAGATATAAAAAACGCTTTTGTAGAGTTTGCCAATAAAGTCCCTTTTTATGGGTCTGTTGTTGTTAATATTGATGATGAGAATGTAAAAAGTATAATTCCAAGGATAGAAAGAAAAGTCATAAAGTTTGGTCTTTCTGAAGATGCAGAAATAAGAGGCTATGACTTAAGACTTATAAAGGGAAGGTATAAGTTTAAAGTTAACGATTTTGGAGAGATACATCTATCAATCCCTGGTATCCACAACGTCTATAATGCTCTTGCTACTATTGCTATCTGTAATGAGCTTGGAGTTCCTTTCTGTGTGATAAAAGAGTCTTTGGAAAACTTTAAAAATGCAAAAAGAAGATTTGAGATTAAATACAGTAATGAAATTTTGGTAATAGACGATTATGCACACCATCCTACAGAGATAAAAGCAACTCTCTCAGCTGCCAGAGATATGTATGGTCAAAACCGTATAGTATCAGTCTTTCAACCTCACAGATACAGTAGAGTTCATTCTTTGTTTGAAGAGTTTGTAGAGTCTTTTGACATACCAGATATTGTAATAATCACAGATATATACTCTGCAGGAGAAAGTCCAATAGAAGGTGTATCAGGAGAGATACTGGCAGACAAGATAAGAGAAAGAAGAGATAACGTCTTTTATGTAAAAGATATAAACGAAGCTGAAAGTTTATTAAAAAGTATCCTAAAAAACGGCGATGTTGTTTTAACGATGGGAGCTGGAAATATTACACAACTTAGTGATAATCTTGCAAGGTACTTAGAGGAAAAACATTAA
- a CDS encoding nicotinate phosphoribosyltransferase produces the protein MLNKRFVDYNNMSLLTDLYELTMAQVYFEKGINKTSVFNFFIRPTTKRNYFLFTGLDLLIDYLLNIKFTDENIEFLRSTGKFKEDFLNYLKNFKFTGNLYSVDEGKIVFANEPIVQVEAPIIEAQIIETFLINTLQISILVGTKALRCYSVAPDKILIDFGLRRAHGTDAGMIAARSSYIAGFAGTSNVLAGKIFRIPIYGTMAHSFVMAHDSEEKAFENFASVYPENTIFLVDTYDTIEGVKNAIKVAKKKGIRIKGIRLDSGDLLNLSKEARKLLDVNGFRDAIIFASGGINEYKIKDLVDKRAPIDGYGVGTELVVSADLPYLDCAYKLVEYDGKPKMKLSTKKITVPYKKQLYRIFRNGKILKDVVSHFDEQVEDGVKMLKLYIKDGELVRNSPSISEIREKTLINFKTIPDTFKSITQYMTINPEISPRLMKMAEDLRKSIKSGV, from the coding sequence ATGTTAAACAAAAGATTTGTTGACTATAACAATATGTCTCTTCTTACAGACCTTTACGAGCTTACTATGGCTCAGGTCTACTTTGAAAAAGGTATCAATAAGACATCTGTATTTAATTTTTTTATAAGACCTACAACAAAAAGAAATTATTTTTTATTCACAGGATTAGACCTATTGATAGATTATCTGCTGAATATAAAGTTTACAGATGAAAATATAGAGTTTTTAAGGTCAACAGGTAAGTTTAAGGAAGATTTTTTAAATTACCTAAAAAATTTTAAATTTACAGGAAACCTATACTCTGTAGATGAAGGAAAAATCGTATTTGCAAACGAGCCGATAGTTCAAGTAGAAGCTCCTATTATAGAGGCTCAAATAATAGAAACTTTTTTAATAAACACTCTGCAAATATCCATTTTAGTAGGAACAAAGGCTTTAAGATGTTATAGTGTGGCTCCAGATAAGATTTTAATAGATTTTGGACTTAGAAGAGCTCACGGAACAGATGCAGGAATGATTGCAGCAAGAAGCAGTTATATAGCTGGATTTGCTGGAACGTCAAACGTACTTGCAGGTAAGATTTTTAGAATACCAATCTATGGAACGATGGCACACTCTTTTGTAATGGCACACGACAGTGAAGAAAAAGCATTTGAAAATTTTGCATCTGTTTATCCAGAAAATACAATATTTTTAGTAGATACTTACGACACTATAGAAGGTGTTAAAAATGCCATAAAAGTAGCAAAGAAAAAAGGTATAAGGATAAAGGGAATAAGGTTAGATAGCGGAGATTTGCTGAACCTTTCAAAAGAAGCAAGAAAACTTTTAGATGTTAACGGTTTTAGAGATGCAATAATCTTTGCAAGTGGAGGGATTAACGAGTATAAGATAAAAGACCTTGTAGATAAAAGAGCTCCTATAGATGGTTATGGAGTAGGAACTGAATTGGTCGTAAGTGCAGACCTTCCTTACTTAGACTGTGCTTATAAACTTGTTGAGTATGACGGAAAGCCAAAAATGAAGCTCAGTACCAAAAAGATTACCGTTCCCTATAAAAAACAACTCTACAGAATTTTTAGAAATGGAAAGATACTTAAAGATGTAGTAAGCCATTTTGATGAGCAGGTAGAAGACGGTGTAAAAATGTTAAAACTTTACATAAAAGATGGAGAGCTTGTTAGAAACAGTCCTTCTATCTCTGAAATAAGAGAAAAAACTTTGATAAACTTTAAGACTATACCAGACACTTTTAAATCCATTACTCAGTATATGACAATTAATCCAGAAATATCTCCAAGACTTATGAAAATGGCGGAAGACTTAAGGAAGTCAATAAAATCAGGAGTTTAA
- a CDS encoding metal ABC transporter substrate-binding protein: MKLIYTLIFLLILPSFAQVNVITTIKPLADIVKEIGKERVSVDYLIPSNVNFHLYEYKPQDMKKVYKADIFIFIGSGEPNVDSIVKSLPKDNVLKVIDIKGMYLIKEEDHDEVHPAVWLDPENAKVIAKEVSFLLSKKDPKNREFYQKNAQNFIKQCDEVLNYGKSKLSTLKNKYFVSYHYEFPYFINRFGLVYLAEIEIGHGREPTPKHILDVIQKMKKYNVKTVFTSKQFYNPKTVKVVLDQVGGKVVFLDTMGEKTSYIEMMRFNIDQVYNGLATQ; encoded by the coding sequence ATGAAACTAATATACACTTTGATTTTTCTACTTATACTACCATCTTTTGCACAAGTAAACGTTATAACCACAATTAAGCCCCTTGCAGACATAGTAAAAGAAATAGGAAAAGAAAGAGTGTCAGTAGATTATTTAATACCTTCCAATGTGAACTTTCATCTTTATGAATACAAACCTCAAGATATGAAAAAGGTTTATAAAGCAGATATCTTTATTTTTATTGGCTCAGGAGAACCAAATGTAGATAGTATAGTAAAGTCTCTTCCAAAAGATAATGTACTAAAAGTTATTGATATAAAAGGAATGTATCTTATAAAGGAAGAAGACCACGACGAAGTTCATCCAGCTGTATGGTTAGACCCTGAGAATGCAAAAGTTATAGCTAAAGAAGTATCTTTTTTACTTTCTAAAAAAGACCCAAAAAACAGAGAGTTTTATCAAAAAAATGCTCAAAACTTTATAAAACAGTGTGATGAGGTTTTAAACTACGGTAAAAGTAAACTCTCAACCCTAAAAAATAAATATTTTGTTTCATATCATTACGAGTTTCCTTACTTTATAAACAGATTTGGTTTAGTATACTTAGCGGAGATAGAGATAGGACACGGGAGAGAACCTACCCCTAAACATATTTTAGACGTAATTCAAAAAATGAAAAAATACAACGTAAAAACGGTCTTTACTTCAAAACAGTTTTACAATCCTAAAACGGTGAAGGTTGTGTTAGATCAAGTAGGTGGAAAGGTTGTTTTCTTAGATACTATGGGAGAAAAAACCTCCTACATTGAGATGATGAGATTTAACATAGACCAAGTTTACAACGGGCTGGCTACACAATAG
- the nadA gene encoding quinolinate synthase NadA produces the protein MDNIVERINQLKKEKNAVILAHYYQRPEIQDIADYIGDSLELSRVAQKSDADIIVFCGVRFMAETAKILNPTKKVLHPNPESGCPMADMATVEGVKKLKQQHPDAVVVSYINTNADVKTVSDIIVTSRNAVKVVKSLDAKKIIFVPDQFLGSYVAKQVPEKEFILWKGFCPPHFNLSKETLLALKKQYPDAKIAVHPECNTDTVEIADFVGSTTQIIEYATTCEADTVIIGTEVGIHHYLKKKNPNKNYVFPQAADYCGSVHCCDMKKNTLDKVLEVLEKEINEVVLDEDTIEKARIPLEKMLAIV, from the coding sequence GTGGATAACATTGTAGAAAGAATAAATCAGCTGAAGAAAGAAAAAAACGCAGTTATACTTGCCCACTACTACCAAAGACCAGAGATACAGGATATAGCAGATTACATTGGAGACTCTTTAGAGTTGTCAAGAGTAGCTCAAAAGTCTGATGCTGACATAATAGTTTTCTGCGGTGTTAGATTTATGGCAGAAACGGCAAAGATACTAAACCCTACAAAGAAAGTCCTCCATCCTAACCCTGAAAGTGGTTGCCCAATGGCAGATATGGCAACAGTGGAAGGAGTAAAAAAGTTAAAACAGCAACATCCAGACGCTGTAGTAGTATCTTACATAAATACAAACGCAGATGTAAAAACAGTATCGGACATAATAGTTACTTCAAGAAATGCGGTTAAAGTTGTAAAGTCGTTAGATGCAAAAAAAATAATATTTGTGCCAGACCAGTTTTTAGGAAGCTATGTAGCAAAACAAGTTCCAGAAAAAGAGTTTATACTTTGGAAAGGTTTTTGTCCTCCCCACTTTAACCTATCAAAAGAAACTCTTTTAGCATTAAAGAAACAGTATCCTGACGCTAAAATAGCAGTCCATCCTGAATGTAATACAGACACTGTAGAGATAGCAGACTTTGTAGGAAGTACAACTCAGATAATAGAGTACGCTACAACCTGTGAAGCTGACACTGTAATAATAGGTACGGAAGTCGGTATTCATCATTACCTTAAAAAGAAAAATCCTAACAAAAATTATGTTTTCCCTCAAGCTGCAGACTATTGCGGTTCTGTTCACTGCTGTGATATGAAGAAAAATACACTTGATAAAGTTTTGGAAGTGTTAGAAAAAGAGATAAATGAAGTTGTTTTAGATGAAGATACTATAGAAAAAGCAAGAATACCTTTAGAAAAGATGCTGGCTATTGTGTAG
- a CDS encoding TlpA family protein disulfide reductase, which translates to MRRFLILLLVIFGFSFGEMKAPEFSLKDEDGKVVKLSDLKDSVVLLNFWATTCHSCRKELPELEKLYQQYKDKVKFYAIVIDTEDPQKIKKAKKEIGFSFPVLIGNYQVMEKYRIIGTPITYILGKDNTIGKIFIGPQPIEKIKEAIDKQLQKQGA; encoded by the coding sequence ATGAGAAGATTTTTAATTTTACTGCTTGTAATCTTTGGATTTTCTTTTGGAGAGATGAAAGCTCCAGAATTTAGTTTAAAAGATGAAGATGGAAAAGTTGTAAAACTTTCAGACTTAAAAGATAGTGTAGTTTTACTAAACTTTTGGGCAACTACCTGCCACTCTTGTAGAAAAGAGCTTCCAGAGTTAGAAAAGTTGTATCAGCAGTATAAAGATAAAGTAAAGTTTTACGCTATTGTGATAGATACAGAAGACCCTCAAAAAATTAAAAAAGCTAAAAAAGAGATAGGCTTTTCTTTTCCTGTTTTAATCGGTAATTACCAAGTTATGGAAAAGTATAGAATTATAGGTACTCCTATAACCTACATTTTAGGTAAAGATAACACAATAGGAAAGATTTTTATAGGACCACAACCGATAGAAAAAATAAAAGAGGCAATAGATAAACAACTTCAAAAACAAGGAGCGTAA
- a CDS encoding cytochrome c biogenesis CcdA family protein has protein sequence MENITLWAAFLGGILAFLSPCVLPIIPGYIAYISGVSATSVDTEKKIDWQTVISAVAFVLGFSIVFTLLGAASTFVGQFLQEYKSVISKIAAIVVILLGIHFTGVLQSAKAKVFVLSIGGLSLLYYLYEIISLKQYFSTGFFIFLLGLSLVVFYFSGAYRILYEQKTTEVRKKPPGPIGAFLVGLAFALGWTPCIGPILGAILLVASQQETVNQGMLLLFAFSMGLGIPFVLTAAAINLFFKFFAVVRKYFLFIEVAGGILLILIGILLMTGNFEKISSMLG, from the coding sequence ATGGAAAATATAACACTATGGGCTGCATTTTTAGGAGGGATACTTGCATTTTTATCTCCTTGCGTCCTTCCTATAATACCTGGATATATCGCTTACATATCTGGCGTATCTGCAACCTCTGTTGATACAGAAAAAAAGATAGACTGGCAAACAGTAATATCAGCTGTAGCTTTTGTTTTAGGATTTTCTATTGTATTTACTCTACTTGGAGCTGCATCTACTTTTGTAGGTCAGTTTCTGCAAGAGTATAAATCTGTTATATCAAAGATTGCTGCAATTGTTGTAATACTTTTAGGTATTCACTTTACAGGAGTTTTACAGTCAGCCAAAGCTAAAGTATTTGTTTTATCAATAGGTGGGTTGTCTTTACTGTACTACCTTTATGAAATAATATCGTTAAAACAGTATTTTAGTACAGGGTTTTTTATTTTTCTACTTGGATTATCTTTGGTTGTATTTTATTTTTCAGGAGCTTACAGAATTCTGTATGAACAGAAAACAACGGAAGTAAGGAAAAAACCACCAGGTCCAATTGGAGCTTTTTTAGTAGGACTTGCCTTTGCTTTAGGATGGACTCCTTGTATAGGACCTATTTTAGGTGCTATACTACTTGTTGCTTCTCAGCAGGAGACAGTAAACCAAGGAATGCTCCTTCTATTTGCTTTCTCTATGGGATTAGGTATACCATTTGTACTAACTGCAGCTGCTATAAATCTATTTTTTAAGTTTTTTGCAGTAGTAAGAAAATACTTTTTATTTATTGAGGTTGCAGGAGGAATACTTCTTATCCTTATAGGCATTCTTTTAATGACAGGAAACTTTGAGAAAATATCATCAATGCTCGGTTAA
- a CDS encoding MFS transporter translates to MANVSTKKVALSGMVGNILEWYDFTLYGYLAVILSKLFFPSDNEVVSLLASFGAFAVGFFFRPLGSVILGYIGDKYGRKKALIISIFLMAFPTFFIGLLPTYNDIGILAPILLIILRILQGISTGGEYTTSVSFVVEHSPDEKRGFYGSINLLGAVIGIMFGSLMGAFLTSVFDKESLEAFGWRIGFLFGIVLAFVGIFLRRKAEETPIFLAIEEENKTKNPLLKTFIHHPKEFLTSIIYSSLQGVAFFLLFVYLPTYYQKVLNIKPSTALFINSLAMFVLILMIPIMAYFSDKVGRKPFLLVSTFFYSVSSVFLFKLILTGDITKIIVAHVLFAVISSGFMAILPTFLIETFPADVRNTAFSVGYNIALGIFGGTVPLVATYLISKTQNPLSPSFYLSAVAFIVFITTLFIKETKNKPLY, encoded by the coding sequence ATGGCTAACGTTTCTACAAAGAAAGTTGCCCTATCTGGAATGGTGGGCAACATCTTAGAGTGGTACGATTTTACACTTTACGGTTATTTAGCGGTTATTCTATCAAAACTTTTTTTTCCTTCTGATAACGAGGTTGTATCCTTGCTTGCATCTTTTGGAGCTTTTGCAGTTGGTTTTTTCTTTAGACCTTTAGGCTCTGTTATTCTTGGTTATATAGGTGATAAGTACGGTAGAAAAAAAGCTTTAATTATCTCTATATTCTTAATGGCTTTTCCTACCTTTTTTATAGGACTGCTTCCTACCTACAACGATATTGGTATTTTAGCTCCCATACTTCTTATAATCCTAAGAATACTTCAAGGTATATCTACAGGAGGAGAGTACACAACTTCTGTCTCATTTGTTGTAGAGCATTCTCCTGATGAAAAGAGAGGATTTTACGGCAGTATAAATCTGCTTGGAGCTGTAATAGGTATAATGTTTGGGTCTTTGATGGGAGCTTTTCTCACTTCTGTTTTTGATAAAGAGAGTTTAGAAGCTTTTGGATGGAGGATAGGTTTTCTGTTTGGTATAGTCCTTGCGTTTGTAGGTATTTTTCTTAGAAGAAAGGCTGAAGAAACTCCAATATTTTTAGCCATTGAAGAAGAAAATAAAACAAAAAATCCACTTTTAAAGACGTTTATTCATCATCCAAAAGAATTTTTAACGTCGATTATTTATAGCTCCTTACAAGGTGTTGCCTTTTTTCTACTGTTTGTTTACTTACCAACCTATTATCAGAAAGTGTTGAACATAAAACCTTCTACAGCTTTATTTATAAACAGTCTTGCAATGTTTGTTTTAATTCTAATGATACCTATAATGGCTTACTTTTCTGATAAAGTAGGTAGAAAACCGTTTTTATTGGTCTCAACTTTCTTTTACAGCGTTTCTTCAGTCTTTTTGTTTAAATTAATACTTACTGGAGATATTACAAAAATCATAGTAGCACATGTTTTATTTGCTGTAATATCTTCAGGATTTATGGCTATACTTCCTACTTTCTTAATAGAAACTTTTCCTGCTGACGTTAGGAATACAGCATTTTCTGTAGGATACAATATAGCACTTGGTATATTTGGCGGGACTGTTCCTTTGGTTGCAACTTATTTAATATCTAAAACACAAAATCCATTATCTCCGTCTTTTTACCTTTCTGCTGTTGCATTTATTGTATTTATTACTACATTGTTTATAAAAGAGACTAAAAACAAACCACTTTATTAA
- a CDS encoding RNA-guided endonuclease InsQ/TnpB family protein, whose product MQLNKTAKRILSIRISGKQRKEKISNLLYSLAQFRNLLIIFNKIYQQNYGRWILNESYLYALVNNKGYKPRESKENFIEKLKEFKTITDNIEKVNQLKDFQDKLIKQKQKIKNNYTVQTLIRQLIKDYKSFFKSIQKYKENSNSFNAIPRPPKAKKLKDIPSFTAELNVNTFKVLEEEKGKHLLITLTNNKEEKQYLKVKLPKDFNYEIKSARIKFIASDIYVDIVYTIPETQINSNQEKTHIAGIDLGLDNLITLFSTNKELQTIIVSGKEIKSINQWYNKEKAKLQSKIDNIQNQINKLQKDNLDTTALEKEKKLLIKKQKELSAYRNRWITDTFHKITRKITDFLNETGHKEVYIGKGATESKNGINLSTKTNQNFVNIPFRKLINQLKYKLEEYGVKLTEVAEEFTSKTSPFADLHKVLETGKEYLKAKTEGNEGILKQLKEKLNQLYNGIRIKRGLYKDNITNKVFNANAVGSYNILRKEAKPLIDEETLIDKLSRPIRLTLNLISKVTCESLLEIAGRRPLRVHCKRTLVNNFL is encoded by the coding sequence ATGCAATTAAATAAAACAGCAAAAAGAATACTAAGCATCAGGATAAGCGGAAAACAGAGAAAAGAAAAAATATCAAACCTTCTATACTCATTAGCGCAATTTAGAAACCTGCTTATTATCTTCAACAAAATATATCAACAAAACTACGGAAGATGGATACTAAATGAGAGTTATCTGTATGCACTTGTAAATAATAAAGGTTATAAACCAAGAGAAAGTAAAGAGAATTTCATAGAAAAACTTAAAGAATTTAAAACTATTACAGATAATATAGAGAAAGTAAACCAGCTAAAAGATTTTCAAGATAAACTAATAAAACAAAAACAAAAAATAAAAAACAACTACACAGTCCAAACACTAATAAGACAACTTATAAAAGACTACAAAAGTTTTTTCAAAAGCATACAAAAATATAAAGAAAATTCAAATTCCTTCAATGCAATTCCAAGACCACCAAAAGCTAAAAAATTAAAAGACATTCCATCATTTACAGCAGAACTTAATGTAAACACATTTAAAGTATTAGAAGAAGAAAAAGGAAAACATCTACTAATAACACTAACAAATAATAAAGAAGAAAAACAGTATCTAAAAGTAAAATTACCAAAAGACTTTAACTATGAAATAAAATCAGCAAGAATAAAGTTTATAGCAAGCGATATATACGTGGATATAGTTTACACAATACCAGAAACACAAATTAACTCTAATCAAGAAAAAACACACATAGCAGGAATAGATTTAGGACTTGATAATCTAATAACACTCTTTTCAACAAACAAAGAATTACAGACAATAATAGTATCAGGCAAAGAAATAAAATCAATAAATCAGTGGTATAACAAAGAAAAAGCAAAACTGCAATCAAAAATAGATAACATTCAAAACCAGATAAACAAACTACAAAAAGACAATTTAGATACAACAGCCTTAGAGAAAGAAAAGAAACTACTAATAAAAAAACAAAAAGAATTATCAGCATACAGAAACAGATGGATAACAGATACATTCCATAAGATAACAAGAAAAATAACAGACTTTTTAAATGAAACAGGACATAAAGAAGTCTATATAGGAAAAGGAGCAACAGAAAGTAAAAACGGAATAAACCTCAGCACAAAAACAAACCAAAACTTTGTAAACATACCTTTTAGAAAGCTAATAAATCAGTTAAAATATAAATTAGAAGAATACGGAGTAAAATTAACAGAAGTAGCAGAAGAATTTACAAGTAAGACATCACCATTTGCAGATTTACACAAAGTATTAGAAACAGGGAAAGAGTATTTAAAAGCAAAAACGGAAGGGAATGAAGGAATTTTAAAGCAGTTAAAAGAGAAATTAAACCAACTTTATAACGGAATAAGAATAAAAAGAGGGCTATATAAAGATAACATAACGAATAAAGTATTTAACGCAAATGCAGTAGGGAGTTATAACATATTAAGGAAAGAGGCAAAGCCTCTAATAGACGAGGAAACACTAATAGACAAACTTTCGAGGCCGATAAGATTAACACTTAACTTAATTTCAAAAGTAACCTGCGAGTCTTTATTAGAGATAGCAGGTAGAAGGCCATTACGGGTACACTGCAAGAGAACACTGGTAAACAATTTTTTATAA